From Coffea arabica cultivar ET-39 chromosome 2e, Coffea Arabica ET-39 HiFi, whole genome shotgun sequence, the proteins below share one genomic window:
- the LOC113728854 gene encoding histidine kinase CKI1-like — protein MVGNRDLIRGENGNVSWILAVSVSPKKMKLKEREGSFIVLLLLPALLIPLWINKINRIETEAKLNSNKVHQGILSGIENTAKLLSPTNHSLAYLQRFLSSSLKTTDPPFSAIETRVAPTLFFALSTIPHLSQISYIALDGLFFSYYIRGDQPFAVYSNTSFSFIPHATATNYTWYNQPVSRDTGKLCGEAMRTPPLLDFNSSWFLEVLESGNGYSSVGTGWSTDQDPLLLMSFSIDQRRALSLGFPVEPFTDFFSNDIKIYGGAFYLATNNGTVLSQGIPNTQIVKAGNSVSVQIWKPNGDQIGKVGDVACQSNDSNLTASVLEILEMKYLFYCSPLEIIGVKLVYVLAIPYGGLVSFLHQNVKFALVLLVLMVLAMAISIFTFICSSVRAARREMYLCAALIKQLEATQQAERKSMNKSLAFARASHDVRASLAAIIGSIRLCSVKVAHGSDLQENLTQAETNAEDLLGMLNSILDTSKIEAGKTQLEEEEFDLQELVEDVVDLYYTVGLKKGIDVVLDPCDGSVVKCSHVKGDRGKLKQILWNLLSNAVKFTSEGHVLVRVWAKKPSFENKILSANQKNSIRCMSCFLFQTDGTKEDLEVVNRIQEDPSCMEFVFEVSDTGRGIPKEKRNMVFENYVQVKETALGQEGTGLGLGIVQSLVRIMGGEIAIVEKDRGERGTCFRFNTFFTPCGYGTDNQEHDHDMESHGSQYSSNFHQQPGLNTTIHSPKIEGSHVVLFLSSDERSKITKKFMESQGIDVSVVKHYEYLPQTLKAIKQKLTSSCLKPNNKSDFKSRTDRSSRVMSSNSCSGLKDMPLSAFDGKDSLPALENIISTKKTPNFVLIVIDTSAGPFREISRAVAEFRRDLCSTCNRIVWIDGPGAGSINVQGLEEDKLPAMDLIISKPLHGSRLYQVIGLLPEFGGIMPTAKIMERKNYESKTVSVEWRSLSCRDHAQLKSRHPSYQNKKIQEIGSSKGEKPLQGKKVLVVEDNKVLQKVATVLVSELGADTHSCRNGEEALVVVCKNLRDRRESGAHQTLPFDYILMDCEMQGMDGYEATRCIREEEKQYGVHTPIIALTAHTQNEEKTKMIEAGMDYYLSKPLRKEQLLDAMSHIHGK, from the exons ATGGTTG GGAACCGTGATTTGATTAGAGGTGAAAATGGAAATGTTTCTTGGATATTAGCTGTGTCTGTTTCTCCAAAGAAGATGAAACTTAAGGAGCGGGAAGGG TCTTTCATAGTGCTGCTGCTGCTACCTGCTTTGCTGATTCCTTTATGGATCAATAAGATTAATAGAATCGAAACAGAAGCCAAGTTGAACTCCAACAAGGTCCATCAAGGAATACTATCAGGGATTGAGAATACAGCAAAGTTGTTGTCACCAACAAATCATTCACTTGCATACTTACAAAGATTTTTAAGCTCATCTTTGAAGACAACTGATCCTCCATTTTCAGCAATAGAAACTCGG GTGGCTCCTACATTATTTTTTGCTTTGTCTACAATTCCACACCTGTCCCAGATTTCATATATTGCATTGGACGGCTTGTTTTTCTCATATTACATCAGAGGGGATCAACCTTTCGCTGTATATTCTAAcacttcattttccttcattcccCATGCTACTGCGACTAATTATACTTGGTACAATCAACCAGTGAGTCGCGACACAGGGAAGCTTTGCGGAGAAGCAATGAGGACTCCTCCACTCTTAGACTTTAATTCAAGCTGGTTTCTAGAAGTGTTGGAGAGTGGAAATGGATATTCTTCAGTAGGAACTGGCTGGAGTACTGATCAAGATCCTCTATTACTTATGAGTTTTAGCATTGATCAAAGAAGAGCTTTATCGCTAGGCTTTCCTGTTGAACCATTTACTGATTTCTTCTCGAATGACATAAAAATTTATGGAGGGGCATTTTATCTGGCAACAAATAATGGAACAGTACTCAGTCAAGGGATCCCAAATACTCAAATCGTGAAAGCCGGCAATTCAGTTTCAGTTCAGATATGGAAACCAAATGGTGATCAAATAGGCAAGGTTGGTGATGTTGCATGTCAGTCCAATGACAGCAACCTGACAGCTTCTGTTTTGGAAATATTGGAAATGAagtatctcttttactgttcGCCTCTTGAAATTATTGGAGTGAAATTG GTGTATGTGTTAGCTATACCATACGGGGGACTAGTAAGTTTCTTGCACCAGAATGTCAAATTTGCACTTGTACTCCTCGTGCTAATGGTCCTTGCCATGGCTATCTCCATTTTCACATTCATTTGCTCCTCTGTTAGAGCTGCAAGGAGAGAAATGTATCTTTGTGCTGCACTTATAAAACAATTGGAAGCAACTCAACAGGCTGAAAGGAAAAGTATGAACAAAAGTCTTGCCTTTGCAAGAGCAAGTCATGATGTCCGTGCATCTCTGGCTGCTATTATAGGTTCTATAAGGTTATGTAGTGTAAAAGTAGCTCATGGATCAGATTTGCAGGAAAATTTAACCCAAGCTGAAACTAATGCAGAGGATCTTTTAG GTATGTTGAATTCCATTCTCGACACAAGTAAGATCGAAGCTGGGAAGACACAacttgaagaagaagaatttgACTTGCAAGAACTTGTTGAAGATGTGGTTGATTTGTATTATACCGTTGGTTTGAAGAAAGGTATAGATGTGGTATTGGACCCCTGTGATGGATCTGTTGTGAAATGTTCTCATGTTAAAGGTGACAGAGGCAAACTTAAACAAATTTTATGGAACCTATTGAGCAATGCTGTCAAATTTACTTCTGAAGGACATGTCTTGGTTAGAGTTTGGGCTAAAAAACCTAGTTTTGAAAACAAAATACTTTCtgcaaatcagaaaaattcaatcaGATGCATGTCATGTTTTCTCTTCCAGACTGATGGTACCAAAGAGGACTTGGAAGTCGTTAACAGAATCCAAGAGGATCCAAGTTGTATGGAATTTGTATTTGAAGTGAGTGATACTGGAAGAGGAATTCCCAAGGAAAAGCGAAATATGGTCTTTGAAAACTACGTTCAAGTCAAAGAGACAGCACTTGGACAGGAGGGAACTGGTTTGGGGCTTGGCATTGTTCAATCTCTG GTTCGGATTATGGGCGGAGAGATTGCAATCGTGGAAAAGGATCGAGGTGAAAGGGGTACTTGTTTCAGGTTTAACACCTTCTTTACTCCATGCGGGTATGGGACTGATAACCAAGAACATGATCACGACATGGAGTCACATGGTAGTCAGTATTCAAGTAACTTCCATCAGCAGCCAGGACTGAATACTACAATCCATAGCCCCAAAATAGAGGGATCCCATGTTGTGCTCTTCCTCTCTAGTGATGAGAGGAGCAAAATCACAAAGAAATTCATGGAAAGCCAAGGGATAGATGTGTCTGTTGTGAAGCACTATGAATACCTTCCTCAAACTCTCAAAGCGATCAAACAAAAACTGACGAGTTCATGTCTGAAGCCTAACAACAAATCTGATTTTAAGTCGAGAACTGACCGATCGAGCAGAGTTATGTCTAGTAACTCTTGTTCTGGATTAAAGGACATGCCTCTTAGTGCATTTGATGGAAAGGATTCTCTACCTGCATTAGAGAATATAATAAGTACCAAGAAAACACCAAACTTTGTCTTGATTGTGATTGACACAAGTGCTGGACCATTTCGAGAGATCAGTAGGGCTGTGGCTGAATTTAGAAGAGACCTTTGCAGCACTTGCAATAGGATTGTCTGGATAGATGGGCCAGGAGCTGGCAGCATAAATGTTCAAGGCCTTGAAGAGGATAAACTGCCTGCAATGGATCTGATCATCTCCAAACCACTCCATGGATCACGTTTGTATCAAGTTATTGGACTTCTTCCGGAGTTCGGGGGTATAATGCCAACAGCAAAAATTATGGAAAGAAAGAACTACGAGAGTAAAACTGTTTCTGTTGAATGGAGAAGCCTAAGTTGTAGGGATCATGCGCAACTTAAATCAAGACATCCCTCATACCAGAACAAGAAAATACAGGAAATTGGTAGCTCAAAGGGTGAAAAACCATTGCAGGGTAAGAAAGTCTTGGTGGTAGAAGATAATAAAGTTCTACAGAAAGTGGCTACAGTACTCGTTTCTGAGCTTGGTGCAGATACTCACTCGTGCAGAAATGGTGAAGAAGCTCTAGTAGTtgtttgcaagaatttgagggatAGACGAGAGAGTGGGGCTCATCAAACTCTACCTTTTGATTATATATTGATGGACTGCGAG ATGCAAGGCATGGATGGATATGAAGCTACTAGATGCATAAGAGAAGAGGAGAAGCAATATGGTGTGCATACCCCAATCATTGCACTAACTGCTCATAcgcaaaatgaagagaaaacCAAGATGATTGAAGCTGGAATGGATTATTACTTATCCAAACCTCTGAGGAAGGAGCAACTTCTGGATGCTATGTCTCACATCCATGGCAAATGA
- the LOC113732227 gene encoding uncharacterized protein At5g08430-like, with product MKDDSSFWVEESSDPSFLPMKKRRKVRKLEFVGWGSKPLMEFLESIGKDTSKKLNRYEVTAIMNEYINANNLADPAKKKKIMCDQWLYALFGKRSIPRIKVYDLLEAHFAENHDSSEDDSQYSSEEEGGNITYMNKKASTLEHKLSYQQKKVPESPKSCFAAVIPENIKLVYLKRSLVQDLVTAPESFEDKLMGSFVKIKSDPDDYLQKNSHQLQQIIGIQMIEAGDGSKEVYLRLSNYMKEVRIQMLSDDNFSEAECQDLRERVKAGLLKRPTVVELEMKAKMLHKDITKHWIPRQIALLQKFIDRANEKGWRREMFEHLERKEQLVKSSEQERLLAETPKVIADEIEPEATPVDALEKVEERNSSSPKSSHLEASNINLTYDAGCADVGIHSRHSEGNSDKEISGSLCEIPCVEDVNDCQRSDLVQKARVPVVVNGEQSSTDVQAVDSEDNGGSPGISEKEVKPAQVIELSDDESEVEDVKIEKHTAVGNPDECLWHYLDPQGMVQGPFSMTSLKRWSDANYFDRDFKVWKIGESLDKAVLLIDALRQNFPCKEIEN from the exons ATGAAGGACGATTCATCTTTTTGGGTGGAAGAATCCAGTGACCCATCCTTCCTTCCTatgaaaaaaaggagaaaagtgaGGAAACTAGAGTTTGTTGGGTGGGGGTCAAAACCTCTCATGGAGTTTCTTGAATCAATCGGAAAGGATACCAGCAAGAAGCTGAATCGGTACGAGGTTACAGCCATCATGAATGAATATATAAATGCCAATAACCTAGCTGATCctgcaaagaagaagaaaattatgTGTGATCAATGGCTTTATGCTCTTTTTGGAAAAAGATCCATCCCTCGGATAAAGGTCTATGATCTGCTGGAAGCTCATTTTGCTGAAAACCATGATAGTTCAGAAGATGATTCTCAATACAGTTCAGAAGAGGAGGGTGGTAATATAACCTATATGAACAAGAAAGCTTCAACTTTAGAGCACAAATTATCTTACCAACAGAAAAAAGTCCCTGAAAGTCCTAAAAGCTGTTTTGCCGCTGTCATTCCTGAAAATATTAAGCTTGTCTATCTAAAAAGGAGTCTAGTTCAGGATCTTGTAACTGCCCCTGAAAGTTTTGAAGATAAATTGATGGGTAGCTTCGTGAAGATTAAATCTGACCCCGATGATTACTTACAGAAAAACTCCCACCAGCTGCAGCAAATAATAG GTATTCAGATGATTGAAGCAGGCGATGGTAGCAAAGAAGTTTACCTTCGACTTTCAAATTACATGAAAGAAGTACGAATTCAAATGTTGTCCGATGATAACTTCTCTGAG GCAGAATGTCAGGATTTGCGTGAAAGGGTCAAAGCTGGTTTGCTTAAAAGGCCTACTGTT GTGGAGCTTGAGATGAAAGCTAAAATGTTGCACAAGGATATAACAAAGCAT TGGATTCCAAGACAAATTGCCCTTTTGCAAAAGTTTATCGATCGGGCGAATGAGAAGGGGTGGCGTAGAGA AATGTTTGAGCACTTGGAAAGAAAAGAGCAGCTGGTGAAGTCATCTGAACAGGAAAGACTTCTAGCAGAGACGCCCAAAGTGATCGCTGATGAAATAGAGCCTGAAGCCACACCTGTGGATGCCCTAGAAAAGGTAGAAGAAAGGAATAGTTCTTCACCAAAATCAAGTCATTTGGAGGCTTCAAATATCAATCTTACTTATGATGCAG GTTGTGCAGATGTAGGGATCCATTCCAGACATAGTGAGGGCAATTCAGATAAGGAGATTAGTGGTTCTCTTTGTGAAATTCCATGTGTAGAAGATGTAAATG ACTGCCAACGCTCGGATCTTGTTCAGAAAGCAAGAGTGCCTGTCGTCGTGAATGGTGAGCAAAGCAGTACAGATGTGCAGGCTGTTGATTCAGAAGACAATGGGGGTTCTCCGGGAATATCAGAAAAAGAGGTTAAACCAGCTCAAGTGATTGAATTAAGTGATGATGAATCTGAAGTTGAAGATGTGAAGATTGAAAAGCATACTGCTGTTGGAAACCCTGACGAATGTTTATGGCATTATTTGGATCCACAGGGAATGGTGCAAGGTCCCTTTTCAATGACTTCGCTAAAGCGATGGAGTGATGCCAACTACTTCGACCGAGACTTCAAGGTTTGGAAGATTGGTGAAAGCCTGGACAAGGCGGTCTTACTGATTGACGCTCTTCGCCAGAATTTCCCTTGTAAAGAAATAGAGAATTAA